The Candidatus Woesearchaeota archaeon genomic interval TTTAGGCTTTTAAGAACTTCAAGTATCACCATTGGAATTGTCATGGCTATTGAAATAATGCCGGCAATTGCAGCGTACTTAATGGCTTTGTCCATGTTTTTGTTAAATTACATGCCTATTTAAATATTTATTGAAAATTGTCGGTTTAATATTAAGGCTTCAGCCTAACAATTTTCAATCCCGAAAACCGCAAGACAAATGCCTCTGGCTTTAGCCTAAAGATTGGCGGTTTTCGTTATCTCAGCTTAGAGCTCTTATAAATCTCTTCCTTATAAGGCTTCAGCCTTACAATATCCGCAAGAATTCCCCTTTTCTTTAATTCCTTTTTCAAGTCTTCAGTATAATAAAATTGATCATAGCCTAAAGCTATCACATCCGGCTTTATCTTCTCTATTATTTCGTATTTGTCATTTCCAAGGCCGCCTAAGATCGCTTCATCAACATAGGGCAGTTTTTTAATGTTCTTCAGCCTTCTTTCCTCATTGTTCTCAGGGAATCTTCCTTTCAGCTCTTTTACAGTAAGATCTC includes:
- a CDS encoding FAD synthase, producing MTTALAFGTFDIIHPGHMNFLKQAKKHADKLVVVVSRDLTVKELKGRFPENNEERRLKNIKKLPYVDEAILGGLGNDKYEIIEKIKPDVIALGYDQFYYTEDLKKELKKRGILADIVRLKPYKEEIYKSSKLR